One window of the Lactococcus lactis genome contains the following:
- the trxA gene encoding thioredoxin has protein sequence MEYNITDATFDEETKEGLVLIDFWATWCGPCRMQAPILEQLSEELDESELKICKMDVDENPATAQGFGIMSIPTLMFKKDGEEVKRIVGVQTKAQLKAVIAELS, from the coding sequence ATGGAATATAATATTACTGATGCAACGTTTGATGAAGAAACAAAAGAAGGGCTTGTTTTAATTGACTTTTGGGCAACTTGGTGTGGTCCATGTCGCATGCAAGCGCCAATTTTGGAACAACTTTCAGAAGAACTTGACGAATCAGAACTTAAGATTTGCAAAATGGATGTTGATGAAAACCCAGCAACAGCCCAAGGATTTGGCATTATGTCTATCCCAACATTGATGTTCAAAAAAGATGGTGAAGAAGTAAAACGCATTGTTGGTGTTCAAACAAAAGCACAACTTAAAGCCGTTATTGCTGAATTATCATAA
- a CDS encoding DUF2969 domain-containing protein has translation MSKKKDTELEIIDTADGAVIKSGKKTIAEIKEKSGNFVIVFSGKEIATVTSFEAALEEAIMAYNLSI, from the coding sequence ATGTCAAAGAAAAAAGATACTGAACTTGAAATTATTGATACAGCTGACGGAGCTGTCATTAAAAGTGGAAAAAAAACAATCGCCGAAATTAAAGAAAAATCAGGAAATTTTGTCATTGTTTTTTCAGGTAAAGAAATTGCTACAGTGACTTCTTTTGAAGCAGCTCTTGAGGAAGCAATTATGGCTTATAATCTTTCGATTTAA
- the aroD gene encoding type I 3-dehydroquinate dehydratase, translated as MRKTKIVVPIMLTELAELEKVSVSDYRTADIVEWRADFLSADEILEMAPKFFEKFKESKILFTLRTVREGGNIQVSEKKYLQILKEILTYNPAYIDVEFFTHGPSFAALKDFRDKMVLSYHNFDEVPSDLTKRLIKMHEEGTAFVKVAVMPERECDVLDLLQITRDMTLEYGEHFISMAMGDLGRLSRISGYLTGSCWTFASLENSSAPGQISLKETEYILDILEK; from the coding sequence ATGAGAAAAACAAAAATTGTTGTTCCAATCATGCTGACAGAGTTAGCAGAGCTTGAGAAAGTTTCTGTCAGTGATTATCGAACAGCAGATATTGTTGAATGGCGTGCCGATTTTTTGTCAGCAGATGAAATTTTAGAGATGGCTCCTAAATTCTTTGAAAAATTTAAAGAAAGTAAGATTTTATTTACTTTAAGAACAGTCAGAGAAGGCGGAAATATTCAAGTTTCTGAAAAAAAATATTTACAGATTTTAAAAGAAATTTTGACTTACAATCCCGCATATATCGATGTCGAATTCTTTACGCATGGCCCTTCATTTGCCGCTTTGAAAGATTTTCGGGATAAAATGGTGCTTTCTTATCATAATTTTGATGAAGTTCCGTCCGATTTGACCAAACGGTTGATTAAAATGCACGAAGAAGGAACTGCCTTTGTTAAAGTTGCTGTGATGCCAGAACGTGAATGTGATGTTCTTGATTTATTACAAATCACTCGTGATATGACTTTAGAATACGGTGAACATTTTATCAGCATGGCAATGGGTGACTTAGGACGACTTTCAAGAATTTCTGGCTATTTGACTGGCTCTTGCTGGACTTTTGCAAGTTTAGAAAATTCTAGTGCGCCTGGGCAAATTTCTCTCAAAGAAACAGAGTATATTTTGGATATTTTAGAAAAATAG
- the purB gene encoding adenylosuccinate lyase: MVISRYSRPEMAEIWSEENKYKAWLEVEILADEAWAELGEIPAADVKKIRENATFNVERILEIEKETRHDVVAFTRSVSESLGEERKWVHYGLTSTDVVDTAYGYLYKQANDILRNDLKNFAEIVKNKALEHKYTVMMGRTHGVHAEPTTFGLKLATWYSEMKRNIERFEHAAKAVEAGKISGAVGTFANIPPFVEAYVCEKLGTRPQEISTQVLPRDLHAEYFQTLALIATSIERMATEIRGLQKSEQREVEEFFAKGQKGSSAMPHKRNPIGSENMTGLARVIRGHAITALEDVSLWHERDISHSSAERIIAPDTTELLDYMLNRFGNIVKNLTVFPENMKRNMDATFGLIYSQHVMLMLIEKGMTREAAYDLVQPLTAKSWDEQVMFRPLLEENEQIRQYLNDEDIEKAFDYNYHLTRVDEIFDRVFD, from the coding sequence GTGGTTATTAGCCGTTACTCACGTCCAGAAATGGCAGAGATTTGGTCAGAAGAAAACAAGTATAAAGCATGGCTTGAAGTCGAAATTCTTGCAGATGAAGCTTGGGCAGAGCTTGGGGAAATCCCAGCAGCAGATGTGAAAAAAATTCGCGAAAATGCAACTTTTAATGTTGAACGTATTCTTGAAATTGAAAAAGAAACACGTCATGATGTGGTAGCTTTCACACGTTCTGTCAGTGAATCATTGGGTGAAGAACGCAAATGGGTTCATTATGGTCTGACATCAACAGATGTCGTTGATACAGCTTATGGTTATCTTTATAAACAAGCTAATGATATTTTGCGCAATGACCTAAAAAACTTTGCAGAAATTGTTAAAAATAAAGCTTTAGAGCATAAATACACAGTAATGATGGGTCGAACTCACGGCGTTCACGCTGAACCAACAACTTTTGGCTTGAAATTAGCCACTTGGTACAGCGAAATGAAACGAAATATTGAACGTTTTGAACATGCTGCGAAAGCTGTTGAAGCTGGGAAAATTTCTGGTGCTGTTGGAACTTTTGCTAATATTCCTCCATTTGTAGAAGCCTATGTTTGTGAAAAATTAGGGACTCGTCCGCAAGAGATTTCAACACAAGTCTTACCACGTGATTTACATGCAGAATACTTCCAAACGTTGGCGCTCATTGCGACATCAATTGAACGCATGGCCACAGAAATCCGTGGATTACAAAAATCTGAACAACGTGAAGTTGAAGAATTCTTTGCTAAAGGTCAAAAAGGCTCGTCAGCAATGCCACACAAACGTAACCCAATTGGTTCTGAAAATATGACAGGTTTAGCCCGCGTCATTCGTGGACATGCAATTACGGCTCTTGAAGATGTTAGTCTTTGGCATGAACGTGACATTTCACACAGTTCTGCTGAACGTATCATTGCACCTGATACAACAGAATTATTGGATTATATGTTGAATCGTTTTGGAAATATCGTTAAAAATTTGACTGTTTTCCCAGAAAATATGAAACGAAATATGGATGCGACTTTTGGCTTGATTTACAGCCAACATGTCATGTTAATGTTGATTGAAAAAGGAATGACGCGTGAAGCAGCTTACGATTTAGTTCAACCTTTGACTGCAAAATCTTGGGATGAACAAGTGATGTTTAGACCATTGCTTGAAGAAAATGAACAAATTCGTCAGTATTTGAATGATGAAGATATTGAAAAAGCTTTTGATTACAATTATCATTTAACAAGAGTCGATGAAATTTTTGACCGTGTCTTTGATTAA